In Mus musculus strain C57BL/6J chromosome 9, GRCm38.p6 C57BL/6J, one genomic interval encodes:
- the 4931429L15Rik gene encoding uncharacterized protein LOC74361 isoform X3, which yields MQLNPLSQETWRHGQHRAYSNVTERLSCLTLQEPSVSHLYQILSPGPRRSFLLDDSLSNSIQRESLAVPTGLEDSASSGQQQQEQQQQHRAVPEDLEEEEISPTDVKYRLQLLEEAPLGSMSSSVHSQCHKPGGMPFSKNQREWFKPWTVTNPEAELSHSGHTQGRRATPRGQLRHVEYDSQDQDTQVLVWSHALFPGLDKSSQGVIQSAQHVSRQKGTESGWWSMTHAHHEKSQTKHGTAFVGTKRTAKFNDATTARMPSLPPLKLLEKKGKNRCPPNTAGVFQGRLQSEVTSKQIFQDWRTQSQGRFGSNEKLPEPFEDQVNTKVAYMPLFSERVKFVSPRTVASNLRQIHSQLSKKSQAGQLQNLASQKEHLEKRTA from the exons ATGCAGCTCAACCCTCTGTCTCAGGAAACTTG GAGACATGGACAACACCGTGCCTACTCCAATGTCACTGAAAGGTTGTCTTGCTTGACTCTCCAGGAGCCCAGTGTCAGCCATCTCTACC AGATTCTCTCTCCTGGACCCAGAAGATCCTTCTTGCTTGATGACTCTTTATCCAATTCCATCCAGCGAGAGTCCCTGGCTGTTCCCACTGGACTTGAGGACAGCGCCTCCAGTGGTCAG cagcagcaggagcagcagcagcagcacagagcTGTCCCTGAGGATCTGGAAGAGGAGGAAATCTCCCCAACAGACGTGAAATACCGCCTGCAGCTGCTCGAGGAGGCTCCATTAGGGAGCATGAGTTCCAGTGTACACAGCCAGTGCCACAAGCCTGGGGGGATGCCATTCAGCAAAAACCAGAGAGAGTGGTTCAAGCCCTGGACCGTGACAAACCCTGAGGCTGAGCTTTCCCATTCAG GTCACACCCAGGGCAGAAGAGCAACACCAAGAGGACAGCTGAGACATGTGGAGTATGACAGCCAGGACCAGGACACCCAAGTCCTAGTGTGGAGTCATGCCCTCTTCCCTGGTCTAGACAAGAGCAGTCAGGGAGTCAT CCAATCCGCACAGCACGTGTCGAGGCAGAAGGGAACAGAATCCGGTTGGTGGTCTATGACCCATGCACATCATGAGAAGAGCCAGACAAAGCATGGGACAGCCTTTGTGGGGACAAAGAGAACTGCCAAGTTTAATGATGCTACAACAGCCAGG ATGCCCTCTCTGCCACCTCTCAAGCTCCTGGAGAAAAAAGGGAAGAATAGGTGTCCCCCCAACACAGCTGGGGTCTTCCAAGGCAGGTTACAATCTGAAGTGACCAGCAAGCAGATCTTCCAAGACTGGAGAACTCAGTCCCAAGGGCGCTTTGGAAGTAACGAAAAGCTCCCG GAGCCATTTGAGGATCAAGTCAACACGAAGGTAGCATACATGCCCTTGTTTTCTGAAAGAGTGAAGTTTGTAAGCCCCAGAACAGTTGCATCAAACCTGAGACAAATACATTCTCAACTGAGTAAGAAAAGCCAAGCAG GTCAGCTCCAGAATTTGGCCTCACAAAAGGAACACCTGGAGAAAAGGACTGCCTGA
- the 4931429L15Rik gene encoding uncharacterized protein LOC74361: protein MQLNPLSQETWRHGQHRAYSNVTERLSCLTLQEPSVSHLYQILSPGPRRSFLLDDSLSNSIQRESLAVPTGLEDSASSGQQQEQQQQHRAVPEDLEEEEISPTDVKYRLQLLEEAPLGSMSSSVHSQCHKPGGMPFSKNQREWFKPWTVTNPEAELSHSGHTQGRRATPRGQLRHVEYDSQDQDTQVLVWSHALFPGLDKSSQGVIQSAQHVSRQKGTESGWWSMTHAHHEKSQTKHGTAFVGTKRTAKFNDATTARMPSLPPLKLLEKKGKNRCPPNTAGVFQGRLQSEVTSKQIFQDWRTQSQGRFGSNEKLPEPFEDQVNTKVAYMPLFSERVKFVSPRTVASNLRQIHSQLSKKSQAGQLQNLASQKEHLEKRTA from the exons ATGCAGCTCAACCCTCTGTCTCAGGAAACTTG GAGACATGGACAACACCGTGCCTACTCCAATGTCACTGAAAGGTTGTCTTGCTTGACTCTCCAGGAGCCCAGTGTCAGCCATCTCTACC AGATTCTCTCTCCTGGACCCAGAAGATCCTTCTTGCTTGATGACTCTTTATCCAATTCCATCCAGCGAGAGTCCCTGGCTGTTCCCACTGGACTTGAGGACAGCGCCTCCAGTGGTCAG cagcaggagcagcagcagcagcacagagcTGTCCCTGAGGATCTGGAAGAGGAGGAAATCTCCCCAACAGACGTGAAATACCGCCTGCAGCTGCTCGAGGAGGCTCCATTAGGGAGCATGAGTTCCAGTGTACACAGCCAGTGCCACAAGCCTGGGGGGATGCCATTCAGCAAAAACCAGAGAGAGTGGTTCAAGCCCTGGACCGTGACAAACCCTGAGGCTGAGCTTTCCCATTCAG GTCACACCCAGGGCAGAAGAGCAACACCAAGAGGACAGCTGAGACATGTGGAGTATGACAGCCAGGACCAGGACACCCAAGTCCTAGTGTGGAGTCATGCCCTCTTCCCTGGTCTAGACAAGAGCAGTCAGGGAGTCAT CCAATCCGCACAGCACGTGTCGAGGCAGAAGGGAACAGAATCCGGTTGGTGGTCTATGACCCATGCACATCATGAGAAGAGCCAGACAAAGCATGGGACAGCCTTTGTGGGGACAAAGAGAACTGCCAAGTTTAATGATGCTACAACAGCCAGG ATGCCCTCTCTGCCACCTCTCAAGCTCCTGGAGAAAAAAGGGAAGAATAGGTGTCCCCCCAACACAGCTGGGGTCTTCCAAGGCAGGTTACAATCTGAAGTGACCAGCAAGCAGATCTTCCAAGACTGGAGAACTCAGTCCCAAGGGCGCTTTGGAAGTAACGAAAAGCTCCCG GAGCCATTTGAGGATCAAGTCAACACGAAGGTAGCATACATGCCCTTGTTTTCTGAAAGAGTGAAGTTTGTAAGCCCCAGAACAGTTGCATCAAACCTGAGACAAATACATTCTCAACTGAGTAAGAAAAGCCAAGCAG GTCAGCTCCAGAATTTGGCCTCACAAAAGGAACACCTGGAGAAAAGGACTGCCTGA
- the 4931429L15Rik gene encoding uncharacterized protein LOC74361 isoform X1, translating into MQLNPLSQETWRHGQHRAYSNVTERLSCLTLQEPSVSHLYQILSPGPRRSFLLDDSLSNSIQRESLAVPTGLEDSASSGQQQQEQQQQHRAVPEDLEEEEISPTDVKYRLQLLEEAPLGSMSSSVHSQCHKPGGMPFSKNQREWFKPWTVTNPEAELSHSGHTQGRRATPRGQLRHVEYDSQDQDTQVLVWSHALFPGLDKSSQGVIQSAQHVSRQKGTESGWWSMTHAHHEKSQTKHGTAFVGTKRTAKFNDATTARMPSLPPLKLLEKKGKNRCPPNTAGVFQGRLQSEVTSKQIFQDWRTQSQGRFGSNEKLPEPFEDQVNTKVAYMPLFSERVKFVSPRTVASNLRQIHSQLSKKSQAGKTVSPSHPQAWQQLSSILDP; encoded by the exons ATGCAGCTCAACCCTCTGTCTCAGGAAACTTG GAGACATGGACAACACCGTGCCTACTCCAATGTCACTGAAAGGTTGTCTTGCTTGACTCTCCAGGAGCCCAGTGTCAGCCATCTCTACC AGATTCTCTCTCCTGGACCCAGAAGATCCTTCTTGCTTGATGACTCTTTATCCAATTCCATCCAGCGAGAGTCCCTGGCTGTTCCCACTGGACTTGAGGACAGCGCCTCCAGTGGTCAG cagcagcaggagcagcagcagcagcacagagcTGTCCCTGAGGATCTGGAAGAGGAGGAAATCTCCCCAACAGACGTGAAATACCGCCTGCAGCTGCTCGAGGAGGCTCCATTAGGGAGCATGAGTTCCAGTGTACACAGCCAGTGCCACAAGCCTGGGGGGATGCCATTCAGCAAAAACCAGAGAGAGTGGTTCAAGCCCTGGACCGTGACAAACCCTGAGGCTGAGCTTTCCCATTCAG GTCACACCCAGGGCAGAAGAGCAACACCAAGAGGACAGCTGAGACATGTGGAGTATGACAGCCAGGACCAGGACACCCAAGTCCTAGTGTGGAGTCATGCCCTCTTCCCTGGTCTAGACAAGAGCAGTCAGGGAGTCAT CCAATCCGCACAGCACGTGTCGAGGCAGAAGGGAACAGAATCCGGTTGGTGGTCTATGACCCATGCACATCATGAGAAGAGCCAGACAAAGCATGGGACAGCCTTTGTGGGGACAAAGAGAACTGCCAAGTTTAATGATGCTACAACAGCCAGG ATGCCCTCTCTGCCACCTCTCAAGCTCCTGGAGAAAAAAGGGAAGAATAGGTGTCCCCCCAACACAGCTGGGGTCTTCCAAGGCAGGTTACAATCTGAAGTGACCAGCAAGCAGATCTTCCAAGACTGGAGAACTCAGTCCCAAGGGCGCTTTGGAAGTAACGAAAAGCTCCCG GAGCCATTTGAGGATCAAGTCAACACGAAGGTAGCATACATGCCCTTGTTTTCTGAAAGAGTGAAGTTTGTAAGCCCCAGAACAGTTGCATCAAACCTGAGACAAATACATTCTCAACTGAGTAAGAAAAGCCAAGCAGGTAAGACGGTGAGCCCCAGTCACCCCCAGGCATGGCAGCAACTCAGCTCCATCTTGGACCCATAA
- the 4931429L15Rik gene encoding uncharacterized protein LOC74361 isoform X2, translating to MQLNPLSQETWRHGQHRAYSNVTERLSCLTLQEPSVSHLYQILSPGPRRSFLLDDSLSNSIQRESLAVPTGLEDSASSGQQQEQQQQHRAVPEDLEEEEISPTDVKYRLQLLEEAPLGSMSSSVHSQCHKPGGMPFSKNQREWFKPWTVTNPEAELSHSGHTQGRRATPRGQLRHVEYDSQDQDTQVLVWSHALFPGLDKSSQGVIQSAQHVSRQKGTESGWWSMTHAHHEKSQTKHGTAFVGTKRTAKFNDATTARMPSLPPLKLLEKKGKNRCPPNTAGVFQGRLQSEVTSKQIFQDWRTQSQGRFGSNEKLPEPFEDQVNTKVAYMPLFSERVKFVSPRTVASNLRQIHSQLSKKSQAGKTVSPSHPQAWQQLSSILDP from the exons ATGCAGCTCAACCCTCTGTCTCAGGAAACTTG GAGACATGGACAACACCGTGCCTACTCCAATGTCACTGAAAGGTTGTCTTGCTTGACTCTCCAGGAGCCCAGTGTCAGCCATCTCTACC AGATTCTCTCTCCTGGACCCAGAAGATCCTTCTTGCTTGATGACTCTTTATCCAATTCCATCCAGCGAGAGTCCCTGGCTGTTCCCACTGGACTTGAGGACAGCGCCTCCAGTGGTCAG cagcaggagcagcagcagcagcacagagcTGTCCCTGAGGATCTGGAAGAGGAGGAAATCTCCCCAACAGACGTGAAATACCGCCTGCAGCTGCTCGAGGAGGCTCCATTAGGGAGCATGAGTTCCAGTGTACACAGCCAGTGCCACAAGCCTGGGGGGATGCCATTCAGCAAAAACCAGAGAGAGTGGTTCAAGCCCTGGACCGTGACAAACCCTGAGGCTGAGCTTTCCCATTCAG GTCACACCCAGGGCAGAAGAGCAACACCAAGAGGACAGCTGAGACATGTGGAGTATGACAGCCAGGACCAGGACACCCAAGTCCTAGTGTGGAGTCATGCCCTCTTCCCTGGTCTAGACAAGAGCAGTCAGGGAGTCAT CCAATCCGCACAGCACGTGTCGAGGCAGAAGGGAACAGAATCCGGTTGGTGGTCTATGACCCATGCACATCATGAGAAGAGCCAGACAAAGCATGGGACAGCCTTTGTGGGGACAAAGAGAACTGCCAAGTTTAATGATGCTACAACAGCCAGG ATGCCCTCTCTGCCACCTCTCAAGCTCCTGGAGAAAAAAGGGAAGAATAGGTGTCCCCCCAACACAGCTGGGGTCTTCCAAGGCAGGTTACAATCTGAAGTGACCAGCAAGCAGATCTTCCAAGACTGGAGAACTCAGTCCCAAGGGCGCTTTGGAAGTAACGAAAAGCTCCCG GAGCCATTTGAGGATCAAGTCAACACGAAGGTAGCATACATGCCCTTGTTTTCTGAAAGAGTGAAGTTTGTAAGCCCCAGAACAGTTGCATCAAACCTGAGACAAATACATTCTCAACTGAGTAAGAAAAGCCAAGCAGGTAAGACGGTGAGCCCCAGTCACCCCCAGGCATGGCAGCAACTCAGCTCCATCTTGGACCCATAA